Proteins from a single region of Candidatus Puniceispirillum marinum IMCC1322:
- a CDS encoding class I adenylate-forming enzyme family protein, which translates to MRLDEYISVDPDHDHARPASAIAVHYGDQIITYGDLCAAIDQTTAYILADGKLRHGDRIAYYGMNNPEIFVMLMAAARLGLILVPLNWRLSAEELAYQLADCIPSWLLFDDAFSDNIGLITDNGLLCRSIPIDTANGHHGLPLCDLRKDSCLQDQAFSGSVDDPILLVYTSGTTGRPKGALLAQSALITNAMMSHHAYDMTADDVVLNILPLFHAGGLNIQPLPALLIGAQLVLHQKFDPAETLATIASSKITLINCVPTILTALVTYEDWQKSDISSLRMVSIGSTDVPLALINAVHDRAIPLVQIYGATETSPIAIYQTQDNAFAKAGSIGKAGKLCAIRLVDEQGVDVATGMNGEIWVKGNNVLTRYWNNADSTAASLTDGWFHTGDVARIDENGFYWFVGRTKHLIISGGENIYPAELERVLFGHPDLVEFVVIGRDDSKWGAVPVLVAVRNTSRQPISKQDILDYFDGKLARYKMPKDVIFVDALPRNSLGKIITDKIAGLIA; encoded by the coding sequence ATGCGTCTTGATGAATATATCTCTGTTGATCCTGACCATGATCATGCACGGCCAGCCAGCGCGATTGCTGTTCATTACGGTGATCAGATTATAACCTATGGCGATCTATGCGCGGCCATTGACCAGACAACGGCCTATATTCTTGCTGATGGTAAGCTCAGGCATGGTGACCGGATCGCCTATTATGGGATGAATAATCCGGAAATTTTCGTCATGCTTATGGCTGCCGCGCGGCTTGGTCTCATTCTGGTGCCGTTAAACTGGCGCCTATCCGCAGAAGAACTGGCCTATCAGCTGGCTGACTGCATACCATCATGGTTGCTGTTTGACGATGCGTTCAGCGATAATATAGGCCTGATAACCGATAATGGTTTGCTGTGCCGTTCTATTCCCATTGATACCGCCAATGGCCATCATGGTTTGCCATTATGTGATCTTCGCAAAGACAGCTGTCTCCAAGATCAGGCATTTTCCGGGTCGGTCGATGATCCGATTTTGCTGGTTTATACATCAGGCACCACCGGACGCCCAAAAGGCGCTTTGCTGGCGCAATCAGCTTTGATCACTAATGCGATGATGAGTCACCATGCCTATGACATGACAGCCGACGATGTTGTCCTAAATATTTTACCGTTATTTCATGCTGGCGGCTTGAATATACAGCCTCTACCTGCACTTCTGATTGGCGCGCAACTTGTTTTACATCAAAAATTTGATCCGGCTGAAACGCTGGCAACAATCGCATCATCAAAAATCACCTTGATCAATTGCGTGCCAACTATTCTAACAGCTCTAGTCACATATGAAGATTGGCAAAAAAGCGATATATCCAGCCTTAGGATGGTCTCGATTGGATCAACTGATGTTCCCCTGGCACTGATCAATGCGGTTCATGATCGTGCTATCCCTTTGGTGCAGATCTATGGTGCGACAGAAACTAGCCCCATTGCGATTTATCAAACACAAGACAACGCATTTGCAAAGGCAGGGTCGATCGGCAAAGCTGGCAAATTATGCGCGATCCGGCTGGTTGACGAACAAGGCGTCGATGTCGCTACTGGCATGAATGGCGAAATATGGGTCAAAGGAAATAATGTACTGACGCGCTATTGGAATAATGCGGACAGTACAGCCGCGTCCCTTACTGATGGGTGGTTCCATACTGGAGATGTTGCGCGAATTGATGAAAATGGCTTTTACTGGTTTGTTGGGCGCACCAAACATTTGATAATTTCGGGCGGTGAAAACATCTATCCAGCCGAACTCGAACGTGTTTTGTTTGGACATCCTGATCTGGTCGAGTTTGTCGTTATTGGCCGTGATGACAGCAAATGGGGCGCTGTGCCTGTTCTGGTAGCCGTGCGCAATACCTCGCGCCAGCCTATTTCAAAACAAGATATCCTCGACTATTTTGATGGCAAGCTAGCCCGTTATAAAATGCCCAAGGACGTTATCTTTGTTGACGCTCTTCCCCGCAACTCGCTTGGGAAAATCATTACCGATAAAATTGCTGGCCTTATTGCCTAG
- a CDS encoding NAD(P)-dependent oxidoreductase codes for MTKIGIVGIGDMGSGIAKNLIAGGFDVHGIDTLEKRMQDFVAMGGTAAKSLADVAQDAAAVFVMVMTGAQAKGVIFGDDGLAAQIPHGSSIILTATIKPAEALEIATGLEGTGVNLIDSPVSGGFPGAQGGTLTMMAAGNDEAMERCRPFMEAVSGTIHKVGDAAPAGQIVKACLQSLIGSIFAATFEAATLAAKAGVPGEILYNVFSTSGASSGITNNALQKIIDRQFEGTGSHIATMHKDLTISLALGEELGVPLHTASTAMQLFHAGKTKYPDGDNWVVTRVLEDIVGAELHR; via the coding sequence ATGACAAAAATAGGAATTGTTGGAATCGGTGATATGGGAAGTGGCATCGCCAAAAACCTTATTGCTGGCGGATTTGATGTTCATGGCATCGATACTTTGGAAAAGCGTATGCAAGATTTCGTGGCTATGGGCGGGACAGCCGCAAAGTCACTGGCCGATGTGGCTCAGGATGCGGCGGCTGTTTTCGTTATGGTCATGACAGGCGCTCAGGCAAAGGGCGTGATTTTTGGCGATGATGGATTAGCCGCACAAATACCACATGGATCAAGCATCATATTGACAGCTACAATCAAACCTGCTGAAGCTTTGGAAATCGCGACAGGCCTTGAAGGTACAGGGGTTAATCTTATCGATAGTCCTGTTAGTGGCGGATTTCCGGGTGCACAAGGTGGCACATTGACGATGATGGCGGCTGGCAATGATGAAGCAATGGAAAGGTGCCGCCCCTTTATGGAGGCTGTTTCTGGCACAATTCACAAAGTAGGTGATGCGGCACCGGCTGGACAGATTGTCAAAGCATGTTTGCAGTCGTTGATTGGTTCAATTTTCGCGGCAACATTCGAAGCCGCAACATTAGCAGCCAAAGCCGGTGTGCCCGGTGAAATTCTTTATAACGTATTCTCGACGTCTGGGGCGTCAAGCGGCATTACCAATAACGCATTGCAAAAGATCATAGATCGCCAGTTCGAAGGCACCGGAAGTCATATTGCGACGATGCATAAGGATCTGACCATTTCATTGGCTCTTGGAGAAGAATTAGGTGTCCCCTTACATACAGCTTCGACAGCCATGCAGTTGTTTCATGCTGGTAAAACCAAATACCCGGACGGTGATAATTGGGTTGTAACACGCGTTTTGGAAGATATTGTCGGTGCTGAGTTGCATCGTTAG
- a CDS encoding sugar phosphate isomerase/epimerase family protein, giving the protein MKLGVICDGISRDLDHALTVMSEFDLEYAELQFVWDKEVGDHDVQEIAKIKDLLEKHNKPVSCLSRHIFAGMTTQNKPGDADHVRHMEALKRVIDMAHQLGSPLVRIMTSKKEQILWGHHGAEKWNVAKGAWDSLPPLIAPAVELARAEGVQLVVETGNGTMVNSNYTACKLIDELDAKDVLKVLWDPGNNCWCHELAYPDGFETVKDGYLGHLHIKDVLVDTPKATLEVREMGTGQLAPLFAPMAQALRDNSYDGVISFESVYHTGDGDFENGFRKCVDLFKTHFA; this is encoded by the coding sequence ATGAAATTAGGTGTTATTTGTGATGGTATAAGCCGTGATCTTGACCATGCTCTGACTGTGATGAGTGAGTTTGATCTTGAGTATGCTGAGCTGCAATTTGTATGGGACAAGGAGGTTGGCGATCATGATGTTCAGGAAATCGCCAAAATCAAGGATCTGCTTGAAAAGCACAATAAGCCGGTGTCCTGTCTTTCACGGCATATTTTCGCTGGCATGACAACTCAGAACAAGCCTGGTGATGCCGACCATGTCCGGCATATGGAGGCCCTGAAGCGGGTTATCGATATGGCACATCAGCTTGGGTCACCTTTGGTACGGATTATGACGTCAAAGAAAGAACAAATTCTGTGGGGGCATCATGGGGCTGAAAAATGGAACGTCGCCAAAGGCGCGTGGGATAGTTTGCCGCCTTTGATCGCCCCAGCTGTTGAATTAGCGCGTGCTGAGGGTGTTCAGCTTGTTGTCGAAACAGGCAACGGAACGATGGTTAATTCAAACTATACCGCCTGCAAGTTGATTGATGAACTCGATGCCAAGGATGTTTTAAAAGTGCTGTGGGACCCAGGCAATAATTGCTGGTGTCATGAACTGGCATATCCAGATGGTTTTGAAACCGTCAAGGATGGCTATCTGGGGCATCTGCATATCAAGGATGTTCTGGTTGATACACCTAAGGCAACGCTTGAAGTGCGCGAAATGGGTACCGGTCAACTGGCACCGTTATTCGCGCCTATGGCGCAAGCTTTGCGGGACAATAGCTATGATGGTGTGATTTCCTTTGAAAGCGTTTATCATACTGGCGATGGCGATTTTGAGAATGGTTTCCGCAAATGTGTTGATCTGTTCAAAACCCATTTTGCATAA
- a CDS encoding acyl-CoA dehydrogenase family protein — protein MFDPVDWKLTDFEARLCQETRELACSRFADRAPGIDREARFPTENYVDLHKHDLMGICVPKEHGGRGADLKAYMLAAAEIGRYCGATALTFNMHVSSCLWTGFLADGLEMDDDTRAKHNAMRQKHYARILNDGAIYAQPFSEGGAAAAGHAAFGTTALLGDGGWIINGKKIFASLSGHANYYGVLCTELATEDTKPSRSNTMYIAIPADAEGVSVEGEWDPLGMRGTVSRTLIFKDVFVPFSEQLMPRGIYFQAAKRWPHMFMTLTPAYMGIAQAAYDFTIRYLRGEQPGTPPVKRRMYPTKQLAVAQMKITLEQTKSLWFQSISEACPNPSEDSLHRAWAAQYTVMENANAIAQLAVRTCGGQAMLRSLQLERLYRDSRCGALMLPWTAELCTDMLGRGALYQPGESDA, from the coding sequence ATGTTTGACCCTGTTGACTGGAAACTAACCGATTTTGAAGCGCGCCTATGTCAGGAAACACGTGAGCTAGCATGTTCCAGATTTGCAGATCGTGCCCCGGGAATTGATCGTGAGGCACGTTTCCCAACCGAAAATTATGTCGATCTTCACAAGCATGATTTAATGGGCATATGCGTGCCTAAAGAGCATGGTGGTCGCGGTGCCGATCTGAAAGCCTATATGCTTGCGGCGGCCGAGATTGGGCGCTATTGCGGTGCAACAGCCCTGACCTTTAACATGCATGTTAGTTCATGCCTATGGACCGGCTTTTTAGCTGATGGGCTGGAGATGGACGATGACACACGGGCAAAACATAATGCGATGCGACAGAAACATTATGCCCGCATTCTGAATGATGGTGCCATTTACGCGCAACCATTTTCCGAAGGTGGCGCAGCAGCAGCTGGCCATGCCGCATTTGGCACAACCGCTTTGCTGGGCGATGGCGGCTGGATCATCAACGGTAAAAAGATTTTTGCATCGCTATCGGGACATGCCAATTATTATGGTGTTCTATGTACCGAACTTGCCACAGAAGATACAAAACCATCTCGATCTAACACAATGTATATTGCCATTCCGGCCGATGCCGAAGGTGTATCGGTTGAGGGTGAATGGGATCCACTTGGCATGCGAGGGACGGTATCACGCACTCTCATTTTCAAAGATGTTTTTGTGCCTTTCAGCGAACAGCTTATGCCTCGTGGCATTTACTTTCAGGCCGCAAAAAGATGGCCGCATATGTTCATGACATTGACGCCTGCCTATATGGGTATTGCGCAAGCTGCCTATGACTTTACTATCCGCTATTTACGAGGTGAACAGCCAGGCACACCGCCGGTCAAGCGCCGCATGTATCCGACCAAACAGCTTGCTGTGGCACAGATGAAAATCACGCTGGAACAAACCAAATCATTATGGTTTCAGTCAATTTCAGAAGCCTGCCCAAATCCAAGTGAGGATTCCCTGCATAGGGCGTGGGCCGCACAATATACGGTCATGGAAAACGCAAATGCGATTGCGCAACTAGCTGTTAGAACATGCGGTGGACAGGCTATGTTGCGTTCACTGCAACTTGAACGTCTATATCGTGACAGCCGGTGCGGTGCATTGATGTTGCCGTGGACGGCTGAATTATGCACCGATATGCTTGGCCGTGGGGCATTATACCAACCTGGTGAAAGCGATGCTTGA